The Bacillota bacterium region TTTTCTCATTTCCGGGATGGAGTGAGCGACGGGTCCAGTGTTTGGCGACCGCCCGTGGGGAGGTAGCCCCTGGCGCGATGCCTGGGGAGACTTCCGGCATTCGCCCCCGGCTGGGAGACAATGGCCAGCTCAGGGGGCGCGGGGTTGCAGGAACGGCTGGCCCCGGAACCCGGCTGCGAGCACCGCCAGGACCGAGTGACCCCGCTTGCGCACGGTCGAGAGGTAGCCGCGGATGCGGCAGCAGGCCTGTGCACCGGCGAAGCTGCGGAAGGTACCGGAGAGCTTCTGCTGCACCTTGACCATGCGCAGGTCGCGCTCCGCCAGGTTGTGGTCGAAGAGCACCCGGAAGTCGTACAGGAAAGCGAGCACTGCGGGGCGGTGCTGCTTCAGCCGGTCGAGCAAGTTTTGGGCCGACGTTTGCAGGGGTCTGCCGCGCCGGCCGGCGGGACGGGTTTACAACACCCAGACGGCCAGGCGGGTGGGCCGATAGGACAACGGCCACCTAGAAGGTACCGACGACTACGTCGAAGAGACGCTGTACCGATCACCCCGGCACGAATATTTCGTGCACTACCGGGGCGGGCCCAACACCATGTGGGCCCACAGGCGCGGCGGGCGCCGGGTGGGGGGCGAGCATATTCTCCCCCGCTCTGACTACGAGGCCGCGAGTGGGGCGGAGGCCCACCTCGTCCCCGAGGCCTACGCAGCGGAATTCGGGCCCGCCCCCGAGCCCGGAAGTGGCCGGGACCGGGTCAACTGGACCCTGGACGCAGATCTAGTATCGGCTCTGCGTACCCGG contains the following coding sequences:
- a CDS encoding ribbon-helix-helix domain-containing protein; translation: MHYRGGPNTMWAHRRGGRRVGGEHILPRSDYEAASGAEAHLVPEAYAAEFGPAPEPGSGRDRVNWTLDADLVSALRTRAAETGIPVSRLVDDALRSAGYR